GAACACctctcctgggcagcccagggaATGCTTTACTAATACAAAGTTCAGCttcagcagaggaaagagaatCATCCCCGTGTCCAGCAGCTGTGTGTCTCTGTGAGGACAGGGAAGAGCTGGACTCAAACCAGTGCTCCAGGGAGGTGAAGTAGAGAGGGAGAGCCTGCTCACTGGCCCGGGGTGGAaaccgtttttttttttcctttgtgtaagGAGGAGTCTTGGAACTCAGGCTGGGAGCACGTGAGTGAGGGGGCAGATAGGATCGGGTGCCTCAGCTGGTGTGGGGTGCTCCTCACCCTGCAAAGCGCTCATGTTCCTCATGAGCAGGGTGCTTAGTGTGGCACGGGGTGCTGCACGGGGAGCACTTGGCTGCTCAACACGTGTTAGTGCCGGAGGCCCCATCTCAGACTTCGACCTGTTGATGCTCAGTGAAAAATTGTCAGTGTTGACATAGACTGAGGTGCATTTTGTATGTTtaagattatttatttatttcttcttaatcTCTTTTGGTAGCAGAGGCTTCTGTAAACCATGATTAcaaacttgtttttcctttaggaAAGTGGCCACTACCTTTGCTTGGCTCTGTCAGCAGGTGGATGTTACCCAGAAAaacctggaaaaagaaattgccaGGCTTTCCAAAGAGATCGATCAGCTGGAGAACATACAGAGCCACTGCAAGCAGCTGAGGTAAGTCTGggtgtgactggccaccagcaAATTCAGAGAGATTGGTGCTTGCTGCTCCTTTCAGGTTGCAGTGGGGTGGGCACAGGTGCAGAAGGGCGTGCAGCAGTACCTGGTTCTTTACTTGTAACTGAACAGCTCTGGTTAGGTTAAATGAACGGATGCTTCTACCTAGGTGAATGAGCAAAGCTCcgaaaatattctttcttagATTGTCTTTacctttgtttctctctgtagtatgtgttaaagaaaattggcagagtctgggtctctaggtttgctggttttattaaacaactcagagttggaccatcaccacagtgaatggtacctgactcaaattcactcaaatcggtttatatagaaactaataatcaattacatcataaattTCTCATGAGCgtctgttaataatccactaactatttcaattcctctttcttccttcgtcaagagtccacaaaagtccattcttttccattggtcagctgatctttatgttctggttccgctccgactccggtcgacaccccgtcctcgatgttcttgctgtgatcggtGTCCTTAATGgtcttgccgtgatcagcgtcccatCCTGATCCAGGCTGatcagagtccggttcccaccgccagtgtctcttaaacattcaaccttaaaaacaactaaagttatatttaaaaccttatctatactaatttttatttctaagtgtcctatatttcttttaaggtaaagaaaaggttaaccatacatcccctttactaaaatcatcagaaggtaatacttctaggcctactcctgcttagctactcattaggctttgattgatgatttgttcagtcataggtcaggattacacaaggagctttgagaacaatattcatggattgtgaaagcccacctgtgtttattcagatagacttatattaattattctattcactattctatttcacccctattgattcttgtctctctaactcataagaactttttcattaatcgtgtgaaaatttctataacagtaTGGGAGAGATGGCTTTCTCAAGAATATTAATCGTCTGTAGCCAAATTAGGGTGGCACCTTCCCAAAAAACCCTCCCCACAGGAGAACACGAGAGCAGCTGTACGGTGTTGAGTCCTTCTGTGcaatattgtttttctgttagTACCAGTAGTAGCTGTTCACAGAAGAGAAACCTCCAGCAATTGGTGGTTTAGGGAACTTAGGAGCAGCCTCAGCATTGGTTTCATGTTCTTCCCCCCTGCTGTAAGCCTGCCCTGCGGCCTCGGGCCTTCCAGGCCATGATGGGACGATGGTTCCACGCCCCAGTGCGCACCCCGCGCCGTGGTGCGCTGCACGAACGGCCGGGTGCAGAGCCCTGCTGAATGCCCTGCTTGCGACGGCAGAACCTCTCCCAGGGGAAACCCTGACAGGGAAGGCCAGGCCCAGGGAAGACGGGGATGGAGCTGGCACAGCCTTTGGGGGACAGGAGGTGTGGGGCAGAGAGCCGGCGGCCTTCCCTTGCCTCGGCAGGTCCCGCACTCACAGCGCCCAAGGCTCTGAGCAGAGACTGTTCAGGTTTTCTTCGGGCTGGGGGTTTCGGGAATAGAAATTAAACACTGGTGTTGATTCTGCCTTCTCGGTGGTGTTACTGCGTTGAAGTAAACCCattgctttgtgtttgttttacagaaataaagccATTCGCCTTGAGAACGAACTAGATAGCTTTACAAAACGTTTTCTTCAAAAGAGTAAATAAACCGTCGTTGCTAACTTTCCCCGTGATCCTTTGTAGGACAAAGTAATTTTATAGGTGACACTTCTCCTCTGTGGAGTCACATGAaatgatttatattttaaatgttactttcaTTACACTTGTTAAGTATTGTAAAACGTGGTTTGGACTCTGATGGGGAACCAAACTGAAGAGCTGTGGTACTCGGAGTGTTATGTTTGTTTTGCAGATTTTGAGTTATCTTTAAACACTAAATTTCATTGGGCACTTCACAATAAAATCCCAAATCCTTCTTGGTTTTCATTAGTATTTAGCAGAGGCAAGTCTCGCTTCCTGGTATCCAGGAGCTGCTTATGCAGGGAGAGGGAGCTGATCGTGGCTACCCCTGTCTCCTGTTTTCAGTTGCTGAGGGATTAGCCAGGGCAGGAGAACACTgttttttcatgtgtgtgtgtgtttgtataatGAAGGGAAGTATGAACTCTAGCATGGGGAAAGGACTTGtgactgttttaaaagcaagtgaaaTTGTGTGGGGCAGCAGTTCCTTGTCCTCAAATGGAGCTGGAAGGTGATAGTTAAACTACAGAGCATTCACTGATGAAATGCAGTAGGCTCTAGTTTGCCCTCTGGCTACCACAGTTAGACACCGTGGCATTGACTGAGTAAAAACAAACTCATTGCAACAAGCCTGTCAGATTTCTCGCAGTTGGTAAAGTGGTGAAATGGTCATTTGCCCATGAGACCACGGCTAGAGCCATGTTGTGTCACTGCCACCAAGCTCTGGTGGCCCCTTAGAGGGGCCAGGCTTGACCTTGAGCTCCTGCTGCCAGATTCCCCGAGCAGGGCGAGGCTGGGTGGGCAGTTTTTACTCACGCAGTATCCTGAGCAGTCTCTTGGTTCTGCTGTACACCAAGGCTCTTCTGGGTGAGACTTCAGGCGGGGGGGTTGGAGGAGTTTATCTTTGCTCACCTCCAGCAATGCAAaccctctttttaaaaaacaatacaaGTTGTTGCTGTTGCCAGCTACAGTCATGTaacatctacttttttttttctaactcgactttttaaaaataacttattttaaaagagaaagccttttcagaatatttatatatttttatggatGTGTTAAAGTTGAATAATTCATTTAGTCATGTGAAGATATAGGGATTTGCTATTTTCCAGTAAATAAGGgctatcttaaaaataaatagatgtaAAATCTAAGGCTAGAGGcagttaattatttaaaaagacaagaatGCTGTTTTCACCACAATGTATTTTGGTGTCTGTTTCTGACAAAAGCATGGCTCTCTTGGAGCTTTCCTTAGGAGTATGCAGGAGGAGGCTCACGGTGTTTGAGGGAAACTGTGAAATACCAAACTGAGTAACAGCCCAGCTTTTGTGTGTATGAGGTGACAGACATGTATGCATGCTCTTTTTCTGGAGCCTTTTTCTGGACATTGTATCAAGATAAAACTTTACATGCATGTGTTCTACagttctttattaaaaaaaaatactacccCTTTGCTCTAGTAAGTTATTTGGCAGCTGTATCAAAGGTAAAAAGCCTCCACCGTAGCCCTTGTACCTGTCAGGCACATCCAGAACAGGACAGAATCACGGAGGGTGAATTGAAAAAGCTGCTTCCTGCAGCGAAGGAGCAAGCTGTGCCCTCCCTACGGCTGGACTGATCACctaaatgttttgattttggaGAAAAGAATTAATGCTGCAGACTTAAAAAAGGAATGATGTGAAGGTGCCTGTCCCTCAGGGGACTGGGGCATTGTGTAGCAGGAGTTCTGGCATCAAGAGTGAATGTTTTTTCCAGTCCAGGACTGGTGAACTTCCAGCTCACCTCACTGCAGTATTAACGTGCCTCCCCCTTTCTCAGGCAGAAACCCTACAAAGACATactgctttgggaaaaaaaaaaatcaccttaatTATTTGTTCATAAGGGCAGTTTACCTGCATAACATTGTGCTGTTTAACATCCACACACACCAGTTCACTGCTACAAGGTACCCAGAAGCAAGAATGAGGCGTGGCTGCTCTGTCCCCCTTCAGTGCCAGAGGAACCACCTTGATCTTTAGGCCAGGGGATGCTCGTTACTGCAGCTCTAATAAAACATTCACAAGTGACACCGTCTGGTTAAAAGCACTTGTTTACTGGTTACAATATCAACTCATGGCAACATCTTTCACTGAGCCACTgtacaaatacaaagaaaaagatccatcgtggaaaaaaaaaaagctataaacaGAGTTCAtagcaagtgattttttttttcacagggaAGTCTTTTTACAACAGCACTGTTAAAGAACAAATGGCACAAgtccctgttttttttaatagcttaaataaaagctttaagaCTGTTTCTGAATACATACACAATCCAAAGGCAGTGCAGAATCACTTCATAATTGGTAACATTACCAAAGTTTTCCGAAGTAGTCAgcaacaagtttaaaaaaaaaaaccaaccctagCTGATGAAAAATGCTGGAAActaaacacaaattaaaatcaagCCATGTTTAGAAGCAGTTTGTTTTGGACTCCTTTGGATGTAATATGTACTACAAGTGTTCagatgctttcattttcttaaaaaaaaaaaaaaaaaggagaaaaaacacaaatagaGCACCATTGTGTAAGTAAAACAAAGGCTTGAAATATCTAAGACTATTCCACCGAAGTCCATATTAGTTAAACATACTGTGTGGTATAAGAATGTCAGGCACATGTAATCTGTTATCAGTTATATCAATTAGTAACACTGTTCACACATTTACCATAACAACACTGCATTAACATTCTGCATGTATTTTACATAACCAGCAACTGGATAAAAAGGCTTGTGGTGCCTCCAAAGTGTAGGAAGTAGTTTTACCAGCATGCATGCCAGAGTACTGGATACAAAGTGCACCATCAACCCATGCTTAATTACTTTTACAGGAAATGCTATCTCAAAAATCAGTCATTCTGCTACACAACCATTGATACCAACTAGCTGAATGCGCCAATACTCTCACCAACATCTTAAAGCACAGCACTAAACCTAGTGGAGGTGACAGTGTCCTCAGAGAGGAAAGACTAAGCACTCCTGGAATGTTTTCACAATGTTTTCATTCCACCTGAAAGTAATGTGAACTTCATTGTGGGACAAGCGGTTACACTAACTGAGTTCAAGAGTTAACTATTTCCACCCCATGCATTACAGTAAGCACACTGGGACCAGCCGTGACATCAGTTCAGCTTTGCCAAGTCCAGGTCAGGCCCTCTCCTTAGGCAGGGGGAAAAGCCTATTTCATCCCTGTTCCCTTTCACAGGGAATATGTTGTCACCACATGGAACTGAGTTCTGCCAGATACTGCGACGTATCTGCAATCTCGCAAGGCAGAGGATAGCgatgtttggaagaaaaaaggtcTGGAGACAGATGGGAACCAGGCCCCCATTACCAGAGTAAGCGAGTACACATCAGCAAGGTGCCACGTAGAAGCTTTTTGTGGTTTCCAGAATCTCAAGTGATACCTCTACCAATAAATGGATGTCCGCGTCTACACGGGAACAAGCCCAAGCTGGGCACTTGCCTGATTACTATTCTCCATTAGAGTTAAATCAACATTACAAAAGCCTGACAAAAACCTGTacctgaataaaataaatcttgttaCACAAAGCACATAGTTCTACTTTCCAAGCCAGAACTGATTTAGAAGAGAGGCTGGGAAAGAATTACCTTGCACCGCCTTGGCACCATGATCTTAGTTACTCTCTTTCTATAATTACACAAGTTACTTGAAATTCAGATAATTACGTAGTTTGACAACACACTTTTGAAGACAGGTAACATGTACCCACTAGTGCTGCAAGATCTGCTGTACAGTGAGTGAGTGTGCTGTCACGGTGCACAGTTAGAAGTCACACAAGCTGCACACTTGAGCCTACACTGAACTATAGGCACATACCATTTTCTCTGAGATTCAGAGCTGGGAATAAAACCTTTTAAGTAAAACTTATAAAGGGTCATTTTATTACCTCCCTCGTATTAGGAGGAGTTTGAGCGTTTACCATTAAAACCTCATCCATTTTAGTAACGGCATCAATCTTGAAAGGTCACCGATAGCTGTTTAAAAAGGCTACAATATAATAACATGTTACATTAAATCTGTAggcgttaaaaaaaaaaaaagaaaaaaaaacctaaactaTATCCAGGACAGTAATTAAACAGTAAACGTCACCTTGGCAGGATCTATCACAAGCTGTCTACAAGTTCCCCAGAAGCATCAGATGCTGCCTCCCCAGTTGTGCTCGGGCTTCTTCCAGGATTCCTTGTCCACCAACACAACAGGAGCCACCTCGGGACCTGCAGCACTACAAACACGGGTTAACCCAAGAGCCAAAGCTGGCAGATGTGCGTACGATGCTTTTGGAAACCTCATTAGCAAGTAGTAGGcatttcttattatttattttaaaagcagctgaatCCAACAGACAATCGCCCCTCAAACAATGACTGTGACATTATTTGCAGTAATACCTGTATGAGAGCCATTACCATGTTTACAGTCTACCTGAACTCTTAAGAAAAGTTATATACATTTGTAAAATTGTTTTTGGAGTTTCACAAGTAGAAACTAGTCTTAATACCAGAACGTAAAAATGGCAACGGTGTTGACTAGGAAATTGGTTCAAAACGTACGTCTATGGaaaaatttttttagaaaaagaatattttcttaaaattcctTAGTAACAAATTTCCAGAATGATTCACTCAAGGCAGTCGTGAGTTAAAAAACAATAACCAAGTGCAccactaaaaaaataaaccaagtcTGCAAGATCCCAAAGAGCTGCTCACTGAAGAGAGTAACAAGAATTCCATAATAGTTCTGTTAATGCAGACAGACCATAAAGCAAAATGCTGAGGAATTCCTGTGACATACAATATAGTGTGATTTTGGTCCTACACCACAGTCTGCCATCAGTAAATGGATACTTCTCCAGCACAAGatgcacctttttctttttttaaaagtgaatttacTGTGATTGACTGGTACATTTATTGGCACCTTCACCATTACAGACATGGCAAGTTTACAGGCACAGTCTGGAAGTACTGAAATTCAGGATTACAAATGTCAGAAACTTGGCAAGTAGTCATCTCAGCCACACATCTGTTTTGGTATATAGTACAAGATACTGGGCACTTATATTTACTACCTGACCCAGAGACACCCAGACTCCCCAGAACTTCAGATGAGGGCAGTTTAACATCTTCCAACCTGATGATTTAGAATTCACgttatctttatttaaaataagtcaCTTAAGAGAAGCCAATAGACTTAATTCCCCTTTCCAAAGAGGCCCCAGACGTTCCGATTCCCAAGAGCACATCCATTGAAGCACAGGCACGCTGCCAGGCACCAAGAAGTTAAGCAATCGTCCCAGGTAGTTTCAAATGGGCATCAGTCACTTGATTCTCCTATATCTATACTCAACTGTACTTGATCAGAACCTATCATTTATAAGCTACTGACatcaaaatcagaataaaatcaGGAACAGGAGAGGAAATGGCTATTTACAGTGTCAGAGCTGCAGAACAATTAGCATCTAATAAGCCACCATGGTACAGACCTCTGTGGCCACAGGAGAACAAGCAAGTGGCTAAGTTTATAGCACACAGTTTTAAAGGGTCGCACAGGTAAGTCAGGTCATTTGGTTCGTTGTAGGTTACGCAATTCCTTTTGTAATTCACACTGCACATAACTGACAACAAGCGCTTTTGGTTGTGGTATGCTTTGGCAGCCCCCTAATTCGGAGGGGGATTACAGGCGATTAACTGCACATTTAAATCTTCTTTAAGAATTTAAGCAAAGTCCTCCTGAATTTCTCAGTTGATTGTGGTAATTGAGCAAGCTTTGCAAATACGCTGCTTTCTGCGCGCTGAGCATCCTGCCAAATCATTTTGTTAGTGCAAACCAGCTAGAGTTTGTGATGGGCCAAAACTACCTCGTTTAGTTAGAGCTGAattggcaaaaggaaaagcactcGGCCACTTAACGTCAGCAATGCAGGTCACTTGGCTTCCATACCCAAGGACTGCGTGGAATAGCTGATGCGAAAAGCTGCAGCAAGGAAGCTAATACTTCTggaacctgattttttttttttaattttattttttaattatttttgctgttgttgcaaGTCTGCCTGGCCTTAACTCCTTGGTGTTTGGAGGCCATAACTGCCAATGGATGAACCAGGAACCACTGGCTTGAAGGAAGAACCCCCACGATTAAAAATAGGCAAGCAGGTCAAGAAGTGAGTGAATAAGGCGGTAGGTATTAACTGGGAGTCTCCAgggcctttaaaaaaaattcaaatgccTTCCATTATAAAAACACATACATACCATTGGCTTCACTTTATCTACAGTAAAttcacaaaaacatttaaaacagcaaTCTAGTTCATCCACTACAAAACTCAGAAGTGACATCTCGGGTTAAAAGCAAAGCTATAAATGTAGTTccttaaaaaatgcaaacatatttCTTTACATACAGACAAATGTTACATGATTGGCTGCTATAATGTGTATATTCTGTTATGTACAAAAAAAGTACAGGATTAGCAGACTGAGCACAAGCAAAAACCCTTCAAGGACAATCTAACCAAACCaccaaaaacaaaaagactGGCTCTTAGTTTGTCGGTCACCATGATTATGTGTGCTGGCcccttttaaaaagtcagtgatttcttcccccctcccctatttcttcacttgattttttttctagtttacaGAAAGCCTTTTTGTGTAATAATCAGTGAATAGAAAAACTTCACCTGCAAATACAAGGTAGAAATGTTATTTCACAGCTATAGGCTGCAGCATTGATCTCTCCAGGTCTCAAATGGAGAATGTACATGTTTGGCTCCCAGTTAATTCCAGATTCTGAGAAAACTGTCCCAAGACCCTGTAGCTACAGCCATGCCGTCATCAGTAACACCTAAACAGCTGACACGGTTGTCATGGCCAGCAAGGACACCTGGAAAAGAAGAACCGATGAAAGTTAACATCCACAGGATGTCAAGGACTTCAGCTGTTACTCTGCTCTCCCAGGTAAGTCTTCAAAATTGCTAGAAAGAGACGTAATGCAAGATCTAATCATCATCTTTGTCTTTACCCTGAAGAACTACATGCATCACAACAGCCGTATCAAGAAACTCAACAATGAGGTTTTCAAAAATACGGACACACAATATtgcctccctttttctctctggccTTACAACTTCTTTCTGCCCTGAAGTCCTCCTCATCCCTAATCAGGCTCTCTActgctttttcccctgttctCAGCAACACTGTCCACAATTTCAGCCATCAAGTACTTCCAAAATCAAATGTGATGTCTCCTGACAATGCCCTGGATACAGGTATTACCTTGAGTTTCCCACCTTTTGCAAAGCCTAAGGATTACAAATCCCCCATGGATTGTGACAGACTATTAGAAAAGCAGCACTGTACCCTTCCTCTTCCCactttgtttttgctttccttctgcccATTCTTGCACTCGTCTGCTCTCCCAAGGTGCCACAGCCAGGTCTATTAAAGCTCAGCCTGTCCATGTCCCTTAAGGAAAAGGATATATTTTCAGCCTGAAGAGCAGAATCAAGGTTCAGAACTGAACCCAGCCCCATCATTTAAATTACTGTACAAAGTGAGAAACCCGTAGCTACGCTATAAACATGCTGTCCATCCTGACGGAAGTGACCAATTCGAGGACTAAAAGCGTCCACGTCTCCTCCTTCACAACAGCAGGAAACTATGGGCTCCAAAGCAAAAGGACTACTCTAACTTACTACTACCTCAATTCCTTCCTCTGATGGGTGCAGAAGTCAATGCAAATGTGTAATTTTGTATTACTTAATTTCATAcacttcagtgaaataaattttctgcaGACATAATTTTGGAGGCTGTTCCTTAGCCTCAAGAGCTGGTACCCTCCAGCACACAGATAAATAATGGCCAATACCCAACAAGCGGAGTATTTCACTGACTGAAGCATCTACTCCACACATCATATAGATGAAACTGTTAATGCAACAACTGGAAGGTATAAccaaatgcaataaaataaaaagatgccaTTCCAAAAGACGACAGTGTTATAGGGAAGcaagcagagtccgtaacacCAGCAATGCCACTGGCAAGGAACTGGCTCTGCATTTTGCATAGATTTTGAATATCCGTCTTCTGCTAAGGAAACGGAAAACTTCAGCTCCTTGCAGTTATGGGTACTCACCTGCTCTCTCCCCTTTCAGAGTGTCCCACACGTTGCAGTTGAAGTCATCATAACCTGCTAGCAAGAGGCGACCGCTTTTCGAGAAGGCTACAGAAGTGATCCCGCAGATGATATTGTCGTGCGAATACATCATTAATTCCTGATCTGCACGTAGGTCAAAGAGTCGGCAAGTGGCATCGTCAGATCCAGTGGCAAATGCATGTCCATTAGGGAAAAACTGAAAGTTTTAATTAAGAGACAGGAGTTTGGCaccagaaaaatacattgttcATGCATTATTTCAAACACATCTGTTTTGCCAGGGTGACCAGATAAAGGCAGAacgatttatttttttaaaaaatctgcatGTTAAAAAAACGTGTATACACAGCTCTGCAACGAAACACTTCTGAGTGGTACTGGTAACACCTGAATAGCTGGAATTTTACCCAGACAGCTCCTGCATGCAGTATAACAGGAGTCAAAAGGGATGCAATTAACTCCTACAAAATGAAGCAGAACGCAGCTACGTGTGTCCTGGCTGCGGGCCAGGAAGACCTGGGTGAAGTGGTACAGAGTGTTCGATCCGCAGCTGGTCAGCCAGGGTGGCTCAGCCAAGGCAGAAGATTGCAAGCAAGCAATTCAATTTCCAAAAAATCTACTCCAAATCAGAGTCATTCTTACAACAGCCAAATTGATTGAAACGGGAACGAAAAGAGCTCAACGCATCTCAGGATTCAGGTCTAAGTATAGGAACTGCATTTTTCTACTGGTCATGCTTTTGGTATTTTCTCAGCCTTAGTAATTTCTCATGTTTATCAAAAACAGATGCAGCTTAGACTTAGATTTCATTCCCTATTTATCAGAGCTTGTATCTCGCAGATCAGAACATAGTGTTACTATGACAGAGAGGAAATATAATCCAGTttataaatattacaaaattattCCAGGGATGAATATTCAATGTAAGTCCTGATTTTAACTTTGCCTTCCAGAATACTTCCCTGAAAGctcttttcaacagaaaatatcAAGTTCATTTTCATTCAACAAAACACTTTAAGATGAGGATGCTCGGCTATTTTGGTCCCTCTCAGCATATCGCATTTATCTACgattttcagtttttaacaCATCGCCACACTGCAGAAAGTTCCCCTCCCCCATTctttgctgcttaaaaaaagtaaagtctCAGTTACTGAacaaaaacacagctgaaacGATTCCAAGAACACTTCAATGCATCATAGATAATGGTAACAATAATTCAGTTATAAACTAGATCATAAGTTATTAGACAACCTTCTTTGTCATATACAGTTTAACAGTCTCTACCCTAACAAAGTAATTGATTTTAAACCAAGGTAACCCAGTAGACTTATAAGATGAATTTATGCAACTATAGCTTTTATACTCCCCCTTTCTTCCCATGTGGAAATATAAATGATCACTTACACAAACTGCATTAATATCTGACACATGCCCTGTGAACGACTGCCTGCACATTCCATCTCGAATATCCCAAAGCTTTGAGGAGGCATCACAGGCACCCGAAACAAAAGTCCTCATATCTGGACTCAGAGAGAGACTCATCACATCGCCAGTATGCCCAGTGAATGTGGTGGTCTGTTGACCAGTTTCAATATCCCACAAAGCGCTGCAGATAAAGTGACAACATTAGTACAACGTATGTGGTTATTTGAGAGTTtaagttttaaatacaaattaaggcattggagagaaaaaagaaaaaaaaagggggggggggaggaaaaggcCAACAGAGCTCAAAAACTCACCAAGTGGTGTCTCCTGAGCTAGTGACAATTTGGTTGTCATCCAGAAAGCGACAACAGGACAAGTATCCTAAAAACAGAACAGTTATGCTAGTTTCAGACCCAGGAGTAATAACTGAAGTTTAAAATCCAAGAGCAGTGATTAAAGTTCTCCCGCAGATAGTCTGTAAACCAAAAAATCCTGTTTCACAGTTCACAATACACCTCAAAGCGAGACCGTTTCGTTTGGTGCaatacaaaaccaaagctgAAGCAAGAATATGGCTGACCTGTATGCCCTGGCAACTCTCGGCTCACTCTCACGTTGCCCTCTCTGGTTTTTAAGTTGTATATGGAACAGATGTTGTCCAATCCACCACAGGCAACGTAGTTTCCAGACGGTGCGTATGCGCAGGTCATCACCCAGGAGGATCTCAAAGGAATGGCGTGCATCTTCAGAAAGACAGAGCTCATCAATGCTACATCACGTGTTACCTTCCATTTTTCACTGAGGTCATTCATATCAGTTAATGAATTACAGCAGATTAAACACACCAAGTAGACTGCGTATCATGtttcagtattttgattttagaACATATTACAACCCGTGTTcatatttatacatacatactGGGATGAAAAATATCAGCAGTCTCTGGGGTAGATAGACAGAGCTTCAGTACAACATTACAAAGTTACTCTGAACTTAAACATTTACAACATCTGTTTATTCTACTGAACTTTGTCCAGTTCTTCTACATCTCTGAACTATAGGTTATAAAATGGGATGGTTGTACCCATAGAGACTGGACAGTTTACAGCAGCAGATCATCACCCCACGCTCTACCTAAGCTTTTCTCATttaacagcttttttaaaaaaaaaaaccaaacaaaccaaaacaaaagctttctctgccctcaaaagcaaagcattctTGTAAATTCTGAGGTTATATATTTCTACAATTTAAACCCAAATTAGTTTCAGAAGCAACACCACACAGGCAGAGAGCAATAGCTACAAGCTACTGCACTAGCAA
This DNA window, taken from Nyctibius grandis isolate bNycGra1 chromosome 8, bNycGra1.pri, whole genome shotgun sequence, encodes the following:
- the GNB4 gene encoding guanine nucleotide-binding protein subunit beta-4; its protein translation is MSELEQLRQEAEQLRNQIRDARKACSDTTLAQITTSLDSVGRIQMRTRRTLRGHLAKIYAMHWGSDSRLLVSASQDGKLIIWDSYTTNKMHAIPLRSSWVMTCAYAPSGNYVACGGLDNICSIYNLKTREGNVRVSRELPGHTGYLSCCRFLDDNQIVTSSGDTTCALWDIETGQQTTTFTGHTGDVMSLSLSPDMRTFVSGACDASSKLWDIRDGMCRQSFTGHVSDINAVCFFPNGHAFATGSDDATCRLFDLRADQELMMYSHDNIICGITSVAFSKSGRLLLAGYDDFNCNVWDTLKGERAGVLAGHDNRVSCLGVTDDGMAVATGSWDSFLRIWN